GAACTATCCAATGGTTGGGTATATTTTTCGAACAGATTACAATTCGCATACTAGCCGCTCCATTCGTTCAATAATACTAATCtttgtgatatttttcagcattgagaaaaaaagacgTCGACAATGCGGACAAAATTCACGTGTCTTTGATGATGGATCACACAGCGTTGTGCAGTTCGTGGATTCCCGGTATCAGACACATGATATTAGCCGAGCGGGAAAAACACCTTAAACGCAAACCATCGGCGGACGAAAATTCGAGCCCCCTACTTTTCCCCTGTGAAATCGCTCCTGACACCCAGCCGGCGCAATGAACATTTTAACCAAATAGGACGTTGAAAACCGCATATGTATACATCTGATGACGcatattatcgttattttagGATGAATTTATCACTGTCAAAGTATTTATTACCGACGGCAAGATCATTTTGCATATTCCTCAAACTAGTTACAAGATGTATTAAACGCGCATGGCGCACCAAGACTGTGATTTGGTAGAATGCGAGGTGATTATTGTTTGAATATCAGTAAATATACAGTACCACAAATTGAATGCACTAATTCTTTTCTACCTCCATATCATAGAATCTCcaaattttatcattcattTAATGCGATTCGTATAGAATTTGCGCAATCTGTAGTTGCGAGTTAAATGTTGCGTACGATCCACTTCATATGCAGAAATTTACGAAAGCACCGATTCCACTGTTTCGGTGgagataaaaagaataaatcatttttactGTATGGAATTCATATTCGCCATGGATAATACATACACGccagggtggtccttatttgggggtcgaaagaattttcattgGGACGCCCCCCAGATTTGTTCCACGTCattatcaaaaaatctgtGTAAAGTTTCAAACCTCCACGTCAACTGGAAGGCGTGCTCTAAGCTCCAAAAGTTTTAAATCTAAAATACATATAGTTGTTGTAACCAGTTGTTTCGTTTTGTATGAGTTTGGTATAAATTGAGGGACCGATTTGAAACTTGGTAAAGTTGTTGCTTATACTGATAGGAATAaactctgaaaatttcgaaattttgtcaCGTATTTCACATTCAAAGCTTTCGGAGCTTAAGAGACACGTTTTCCAGTCGACGTAGAGGCTTGAAATTTTGCACagatttttttgtattgaTTTGGAACAGATCTAAGGGGCGTCGCAATGAAAATTCCTCCGACCgccaaataaggaccaccctaatatacacaTCATCATCACGACATGATAACAACGATGATGTCTCCGGCATCCTCGAATCCCGAATTTCACTCAAAAGCTCGAGAATAATTTACTTGTTCTTCCGTCCCCTTTCTTGATAGATATTTTTTCGCCACGAATTATCACAGCTAACGGTGTGTCAAGATAGTATTACCGCATTCGATTGAAATGACCTTTGAACTTTTTCCTGGGGCGGTTAAACGCATCACTGTGATTTGAAGCAGCGCGTGTCTCGAAGCGCTGAACCGGCAGAGCTTGCGAATGCAAGCTGCAGTTGCAAGGATATCGGCGCACGGCGCGGACTTCGACAAGGGCCGCTTTATTTCAAAGAGGATTCCTCCCTCAGCAAGGAGCCCGTTTTCCATAAAACTACGCTCCTGCCATCGGCTTCAAAATGAAGTACAAACACATCGCCAAAGTTGGCGTGTCTCTGATATCTTTTCTCATTATCCTGTCCGGTTTGATGTATTACTTCAGTCAAGGTACGTTCTCAgacaatttttcttgttttctgaCAATCCACATCCCACGTACCGAACGAATGCTACGTTCGGCGAGTTGTAAAGtgtgcaaaaaagaaaatgtgatGTTTGTATTTGCAAGTGAAAAGGTCTTCAAAGCCTTCCGAAAATATTACAACGTTTCTCATCTATTTTTAGTGAAAttcaaagatttgaaaaaatattcagtggactttcgaaaaatttgaatgatcTTCTTCCACATTCTCCCCGaacttttctcaaattcaattcaaaatggtttttttgattttccacTATTCatcatcttttttcaaattcttagAAAGTTCACTAAAAATTTGGAGTGCAGTTTCTAAAtttgacttaaaaaaaattttccttaatttttgcTGCGAGTTTTCTCACCAGAATTTAGTTAagttttttctgtattttggCGAAAGACTCAGCCAATTAGTCGATAAATCATGACCATAAACTTTGAACCATATTTCGCATTCTTCGACACGCTCGGATTGTAATTAAAAGCGAAACTTACATCTTCGCGGAGACAAAAGCTTACTGCACTAATGCGATTAACATTTTAATGACTTTGCTGTCCAATTACCGTTTGATCTGTTCGTCAGATATGATGTAACGAATTGGTATTCGTGTAGAATTACACATTTTGCATGCTGtttaaaattagaaattcgaattggttgatttgaaaatttgtcaatCTTTTGCTATTTGATCGCctgcaatttatttttgctgGCAGCAACTCCTAACTGCCGTACaaacaaattgcaatttaCACGCAAAATTACCTATGAACTGTGAGGGAAATAATATATGAGCAGACAATCACAGAATTACGCTTATTGTAATGACGCGGGTTCTTTTCCAGTGAAATACGCGTGTAAACAAATTATTAATCTCGTGGTCAGAAAGGCGAACAACATACTTGACATTTTGCTCGAGTTATATCCGGATCCTTTCAGATTTATACTGTTCGTTAACAATCCGTTGGCAttctcttacaattagttggAATTTATCGTCGGATACGTAACATAAAAAGAGTAACCGCCACGCAAACACTTTTACGCATTACAAGTTTACGATCAGCCTCAAACGCAATTGTGGAAAACTTGTTGATAGTTTTTCCCTCCGATAATGGTGATAATATGCGTTCTACCGTCGAAGTAGTGAATTCATTGCGACGACCACCTACCAACGAATAATTTCCATCAGCGGACGTTATTGATTATGCATCGATAGCACGGCTACTACAATTACAAACGAACGAGGAAATGTagtcaatttcaatttcaaggTGATAAATAATCAACAATGTCACGATTGCGCGCATTTTCAAGAGCAAATGCCAAAGGTGAAATTGCCAAGGCGCAACTGCGCAACGTATCgacttttgaaaatagaaattaacGATCGTTTCCTTGTTATAAATAAGGTTGAGCAGCCTCGGATCGAGTTCAGCGTGGAATATGATCGTatataaaagttgaaaagataaataataaaaatctctTACATTGTACGTGCCAAGGTACGACTCGTCAATGAATCAATATTAATAAAGATCAGTTGACATCTCGCGGTTCGCACTCGTCAAAGAATCAAATCTTCCCCTCTCCGAAACTATTACCTCCGCAGAATATGAATGACGGccataaaaattgtaagagtgCCTTAAGGTCGGGGGTATACAGCTTGGTCGGACTCAAATCGTACGTATTTTTAGAagtttcttttaaaaattaaattgaaaaccCTAAGAGCAATTTGTGTTTCAGGGCTTTACTACTTATAGGTTTACTTACACGAGCCATACCGTCATCTCGTTAATAATTTTGATGAAACAATTGCAAAATATTCTTgcaactataaataataaagcctTCAAATTCAACTTGCTGTGAGTGttcgcataaaaaaaaaaaagaaaaactcaaGTAGGTATGATTTAAACCGTCCAAGCtgtaccccccccccctcttaACTCGTCTTACAGCGTGTCATGAATGGTAACGTGCATTAATTAAGGTATctcgagaataaataattcaatatttccCAACAACTTGGCCACGAAACTTGAAAGTAGAAAGGCAAGACCGAAATCTTTAATTATTCGCAGACGAATGTCCGAGGGGGACGTTTCCCTGCGCCAACAGTACCGTCTGCATTGCTCAGCGCGAGTGGTGCGACAAAGTACCAAACTGCCCGTACGGGGACGACGAGAACGAGGACGAATGCTGTGAGTTTGAGTTGAAGCCTGGAGGTATATTGGTActaatataaaattattctctttttatttGCGCAATTTTGCAGTCGATTCGAACGGAAGTTGGGACTTTTTCTACTCGTACGCAATGAGCTCGGGCATCGAACTGACCTgcggtaatttgaaaaacggtTATCGAACCAGATTTAACGCTTTTGGATATCTTCAACTCGTCTTTCTTCATTCTAGAAAGTTTTCAACCACCAAAAAAATGCCATCGTGGGAGAACGGCGTGTCAAGTGACATGCGTCGGAGCAGGACTAACAAGGATTCCGGAGAACATGACTTCGAACTTGACTAGCATTTGAGTGATTTAAGATAGACTCatggtttaaaaaatttctattacGACTAGGatgaaatagagaaaaatttaccgtGTCAAATAGCACCGCGTCTTATTTGCAAAATCACTTTACAGAGTCCTGACGAACAACTCGCTGAGCACGATAGGAAAGAATGCATTGGTTTCCTACGGACGGCTAACGACGCTGTGAGTCGATTCTCTGtaaggaatattttttctcatactcAATTGCTTTCGATAAGATTCGGGATGCGTTTGATTCCAGGTTGATGGACGACGACGAGATAGCGCAGATTGAGCCGGGCGCCTTCGAGAATCAGAAAAATCTGGTGTGGCTGTAAGTGCAATTTTATCCAAGATAGGGTTGAGTGGGAGGTGCCACCCTTACGCAATAACTGGAAAGTAACCGTTCGCAGGACTCTGTTGAACAATAAGCTCACCGAGCTTCGCAGAGGACATTTTACCGGGCTGGAATCCCTCAAGATGCTCCTTGTCGAAGGAAACCGCATCGAGTACGCCGATCTCACCGATTTCGAGAACCAAACTTCCGTGGGATGGATGTGAGATcgcaaaattttctcactttaaTTTGCAGCCTCAAAGTTACATCATGTCTTTGCCAATAAGTGACAGCGTTTTGAGAACGCATCGAGTATTTCTCGTCAAACGTCCGAGTAACTTGTCTGCAATTTCGCGTATCACACAAATTGCACTCACCGACGTATGCGAATAATCGTGGGGGTGGTTGATGCAAATTGAGAACGCGTATCCTGTTACGCGGAGACGGAAAATTCTTGCAATCAGGGAAATTGTAGTGAATTAGAAACGCGGCCCGGTATATCGCTTCGTTCCGCTCGCAAATTCTCACTTTGCACACGATGTAAGAACACGTTATACGAACGAAGTAGTGGCCACGCGCATTTCCCAGGTTGCATCTATTTGTGTACGGATTGCACAACGAGAGATTCGAGTTTGCTCCAATCTTGAGAGTGTAGCTTGTCGGGCTGTTTGGAAAAAGTAGATCGCTTAAAGCATAGATATTGTACGGTATTGTACTCAAATGTATGACGACTGAAATCTTTTACAGCGGATTAAATAGAAACAATATTTGTTCGAGCTGCTTGAAGCTCCCTTACATGCCACGTTTGAAGGAACTGTAAGTTTATCTACGTAAACGATTTCGCACTGTAATTCCTCGATCAGCCGTCAAtgactctctgaaattcataTACCGCTGTAGGTACTTGGAAATGAACAGAATCGATGAAATCTCGGAAGATTTGCTATCCGGATTGCCAGGTCTGACCGGATTGTACGTATCACATGCTCAATCGTGATTCGGTATCGCGGAATTGttcaggttgaaaaatttcagttatcCGCAGTACACTTTTTTTCGCAGGAGCCTGAAGAACAACGAAATTCGCACGATACGTAAGAACGCGTTTAAGAACCAGCAGAATCTCGTTGAACTGTGAGTTTTCTCTCACTTCACGCAGCAGGCAATCGATAAGTGTGTCGAATTCAGTCGAAAATGTAactttttgtaatttttccagCAACTTGGCATACAACGTGATAATTACCCTTTCACCGCATCTATTTCTTCCGTTGGAAAAACTGCGGAAATTGTAAGTATCGCACTGTGATCGTTCTCCTCGTTAACTCAGGTCtgccaaaaaatattttatgtgaTCCGCATGGTATGTTTTTGGCAAATATTATGTTTTCGAGTCCGATGGATCCAAAATTAAATTCCATTTCCCCCAATGACGTAcggtatttttgcaaaatacaagggtgtttgcatgaaaaaacagcctaacaataatgaaaaaactaCCGTTTCATCACAACGAACTAaagaatatttcttataaaatgaaacaaacaatTCCTTCGTGAAATGACCAGGCTAGGCGCGTGATTATTGCAAAGAGCATCTCCACTAATCCCGATCCCACATACGTACCACTGCACGATCACGGTGTAATCTCGATACGTGCTTCGGCGTTGCAACAATTGTTTGCTCCCGTCGACCTGCACCTACGTATCGTAAATTCAACACACGTTTTCCCTTCCTCTCGAAAATATCACGTATCGCCTTGCCTGACGGGAAATACTTGCGTTCCGGATTTTCCACTCTATGCAAACGGCAAGAAATATAACTGAATTTCACGGATAATCCCCAGTTGTCGACTACGATCCTTTTCGCTTCACAGGATCCTGGGCTTCAACCCGATCGAGAATCTGAGCATAGACGTTCTGAATCCCTTGCAGGATCTTCGATCCCTGTAAgatacgttattttttttattcattttaaactTATCGACTTACAACTTGAGATACGTTCACAGACTGACATGGTATTTGTTTTGCACAGGGACCTTCAAGAAATCGAAATCGATAACATGGACAAGAACGTATTTTCAATGTTACCGAATTTGTCATTCGTGTGAGTTTATACACAGCCAATCCTGGaccgaaattttattcttctcatTCTCTGTCCCATCTTTGCAgatatttcaagaaatttcacTACTGCACAACCTACGCGCCACAAGTTCAAGTTTGCCTGCCCCGAAGCGACGGTAGAAAATAGTAGTTTACTATTTTTCCTAACCGAGTGCGCGAACTCTGACTTTGCGCACCCGGTTAGAAAAACGATATTCCAATTCCCACAACCcgaacgtttgaaaaatctaacTAATCTTCAAACGAAACACAGGAGTATCTTCCCTGTCTGATCTTCTGGGTAAGCCTCTCCTGCGGGCTGCGGTCTGGGGCATATCCTGTGTCACGTGTTTGGGGAACGCGTTGGTCCTTTGGGGGCGACTAACGGCTAGAGATGAGAATCGGGTGCTCAGTATAATGATCAGAAATTTGGCAGGTGAATATCGTTTCGAAAACGTTCCCACTTTGTTCATCGCTCGACCCTCACACCTGATTATTTCAGTCTCCGACATGCTGATGGGAGTTTACTTGTTGACGATCGCTGCGAAGGATTTGCAGTACCGCGACGTCTACAACGTGATGGCAAACGACTGGATGAGTTCCTGGGGCTGCACGATAGTCGGAGCTCTTGCGATGATCTCCTCCGAGGTTTGGACGCAAGCTTACCGTCGATTTAtcattgtttaaataattacacGTCGCGTGATTGTTATTGGACAATTTCAAGGTCTCGGTTCTGATTCTGTCGTTCATGTCGGTGGAGAGATTCGTACTGATCGCATCGCCTCTGAAGATCAATCGACCATTGACAGCACGGCATGCCTATTCGTCGATGATAGTGATCTGGGTGGTCGGCGTCATCGTTGCTCTAATACCGAGTAAGCGATTTAGTATCTCGTGTTTGTTGAACCGAAAAGATTCACGTAATAATTAGAGAATCGTCAAGTAAACCCCGCAGAGGTAATCGTTGTTACCTGTTCGTCGCTTGGTACggaaacttgaaaaaactAACGATATAAAATCCTAGAAACGCGATTAAATAGAATATATACTCTGTGATAAGTGAACATCCTTATAAGTATTTATCACATTGTAGTTTGGTGAGATTTAATAATCAAATTACACCGAATTCCTTGactcaattttcattcaactttcGGTATTTAAGGTTTTGAGTTCAATTGGAAGTCTATTGTAATCGCATATCGCTCTCGCATAACTATTTTCAATACTGACTCTGTTAGATCTATGCGGCAGggagatacttttattccTAGTTATACTATTTCTGCTTGGAAATTTGACCTTCAATGTattataatgatattttaaagATTCATGCGAGGAGAGCTGCTGCAAATTCAAAGGTTTGTCATTGATGTTGAATTCATTTAATTTACGACGATGA
This region of Neodiprion virginianus isolate iyNeoVirg1 chromosome 7, iyNeoVirg1.1, whole genome shotgun sequence genomic DNA includes:
- the LOC124309215 gene encoding relaxin receptor 2 isoform X3 codes for the protein MKYKHIAKVGVSLISFLIILSGLMYYFSQDECPRGTFPCANSTVCIAQREWCDKVPNCPYGDDENEDECFDSNGSWDFFYSYAMSSGIELTCESFQPPKKCHRGRTACQVTCVGAGLTRIPENMTSNLTSIVLTNNSLSTIGKNALVSYGRLTTLLMDDDEIAQIEPGAFENQKNLVWLTLLNNKLTELRRGHFTGLESLKMLLVEGNRIEYADLTDFENQTSVGWMILGFNPIENLSIDVLNPLQDLRSLDLQEIEIDNMDKNVFSMLPNLSFVYFKKFHYCTTYAPQVQVCLPRSDGVSSLSDLLGKPLLRAAVWGISCVTCLGNALVLWGRLTARDENRVLSIMIRNLAVSDMLMGVYLLTIAAKDLQYRDVYNVMANDWMSSWGCTIVGALAMISSEVSVLILSFMSVERFVLIASPLKINRPLTARHAYSSMIVIWVVGVIVALIPIIHWRSSTRFYGANGMCFPLHIDNPFLVGWEYSAFVFLGMNFFGLVVIFYVYTGMFASIWRTRHATPLAVGDSEFALRFFLIVLTDAACWVPIIVLKIVAMTKYPVPPDLHAWVVIFILPVNSAVNPLLYTFTTPKFRERLAEGWFGRIRNIVSRRQSDTQISRSSSNKNVILVLSTDHKESIGTQGIRYSTPFNDEGCKKKLDDHSF
- the LOC124309215 gene encoding relaxin receptor 1 isoform X2; protein product: MKYKHIAKVGVSLISFLIILSGLMYYFSQDECPRGTFPCANSTVCIAQREWCDKVPNCPYGDDENEDECFDSNGSWDFFYSYAMSSGIELTCESFQPPKKCHRGRTACQVTCVGAGLTRIPENMTSNLTSIVLTNNSLSTIGKNALVSYGRLTTLLMDDDEIAQIEPGAFENQKNLVWLTLLNNKLTELRRGHFTGLESLKMLLVEGNRIEYADLTDFENQTSVGWINLAYNVIITLSPHLFLPLEKLRKLILGFNPIENLSIDVLNPLQDLRSLDLQEIEIDNMDKNVFSMLPNLSFVYFKKFHYCTTYAPQVQVCLPRSDGVSSLSDLLGKPLLRAAVWGISCVTCLGNALVLWGRLTARDENRVLSIMIRNLAVSDMLMGVYLLTIAAKDLQYRDVYNVMANDWMSSWGCTIVGALAMISSEVSVLILSFMSVERFVLIASPLKINRPLTARHAYSSMIVIWVVGVIVALIPIIHWRSSTRFYGANGMCFPLHIDNPFLVGWEYSAFVFLGMNFFGLVVIFYVYTGMFASIWRTRHATPLAVGDSEFALRFFLIVLTDAACWVPIIVLKIVAMTKYPVPPDLHAWVVIFILPVNSAVNPLLYTFTTPKFRERLAEGWFGRIRNIVSRRQSDTQISRSSSNKNVILVLSTDHKESIGTQGIRYSTPFNDEGCKKKLDDHSF
- the LOC124309215 gene encoding relaxin receptor 1 isoform X1, translating into MKYKHIAKVGVSLISFLIILSGLMYYFSQDECPRGTFPCANSTVCIAQREWCDKVPNCPYGDDENEDECFDSNGSWDFFYSYAMSSGIELTCESFQPPKKCHRGRTACQVTCVGAGLTRIPENMTSNLTSIVLTNNSLSTIGKNALVSYGRLTTLLMDDDEIAQIEPGAFENQKNLVWLTLLNNKLTELRRGHFTGLESLKMLLVEGNRIEYADLTDFENQTSVGWIGLNRNNICSSCLKLPYMPRLKELYLEMNRIDEISEDLLSGLPGLTGLSLKNNEIRTIRKNAFKNQQNLVELNLAYNVIITLSPHLFLPLEKLRKLILGFNPIENLSIDVLNPLQDLRSLDLQEIEIDNMDKNVFSMLPNLSFVYFKKFHYCTTYAPQVQVCLPRSDGVSSLSDLLGKPLLRAAVWGISCVTCLGNALVLWGRLTARDENRVLSIMIRNLAVSDMLMGVYLLTIAAKDLQYRDVYNVMANDWMSSWGCTIVGALAMISSEVSVLILSFMSVERFVLIASPLKINRPLTARHAYSSMIVIWVVGVIVALIPIIHWRSSTRFYGANGMCFPLHIDNPFLVGWEYSAFVFLGMNFFGLVVIFYVYTGMFASIWRTRHATPLAVGDSEFALRFFLIVLTDAACWVPIIVLKIVAMTKYPVPPDLHAWVVIFILPVNSAVNPLLYTFTTPKFRERLAEGWFGRIRNIVSRRQSDTQISRSSSNKNVILVLSTDHKESIGTQGIRYSTPFNDEGCKKKLDDHSF